One genomic window of Arachis stenosperma cultivar V10309 chromosome 10, arast.V10309.gnm1.PFL2, whole genome shotgun sequence includes the following:
- the LOC130956671 gene encoding uncharacterized protein LOC130956671, translating into MKELELMQLKQDSLSVADYTSRFEELCRFSRVCQGAPKTYESWKCIKYQRGLKDNIMIVVAPLEIRIFSELVNKARVIKKCTKTVASSRDTRGGNTNCGRGKWLLQLWIVWSHCERLHSWEEYSECGPEPTRSVFAVNANGAANADPLMRGICLIGDKTLVALFDTGALHLFIAFNKVEELGLKVS; encoded by the exons ATGAAGGAGTTGGAGCTTATGCAGCTGAAGCAGGACTCTTTGTCTGTGGCGGATTACACTAGTCGGTTTGAGGAGCTTTGTAGGTTCTCTAGGGTATGTCAGGGTGCCCCGAAGACCTATGAAAGTTGGAAGTGCATTAAGTATCAAAGGGGCTTGAAGGATAATATTATGATTGTTGTGGCTCCATTGGAGATTCGGATTTTCTCCGAGCTTGTGAACAAGGCAAGGGTTATTAAGAAGTGTACAAAAACGGTAGCCTCGTCAAGGGATACTCGTGGAGGAAACACTAACTGTGGACGTGGCAA GTGGTTGCTTCAACTGTGGATTGTCTGGTCACATTGCGAGAGATTGCACTCGTGGGAGGAATACTCAGAATGCGGGCCAGAACCAACAAGATCGGTGTTTGCTGTGAACGCCAATGGTGCTGCTAACGCGGATCCATTAATGAGAGGTATATGCTTAATTGGTGATAAAACATTAGTTGCATTGTTTGATACTGGAGCTTTGCATTTGTTTATTGCATTTAACAAAGTTGAAGAACTAGGATTGAAAGTGTCATAA
- the LOC130956672 gene encoding uncharacterized protein LOC130956672: MGFCQKWIGWMQEYVTTVSYSVLVDGFSHGFFKPTRGLRQGDPLSPYLLLICAEGLSHLLHKGEQRHEFSGLWLNRWCPTISHLFFANDSILFEKVNAQTCQNLLHLLREYSEISGQVTNLNKSSIFFSQNMPEELRNEIAKILQVLHVRSQDKYLGLPAVVNR, encoded by the coding sequence ATGGGATTTTGTCAGAAGTGGATTGGCTGGATGCAGGAGTATGTGACTACGGTTTCCTACTCAGTTCTTGTGGATGGGTTCTCTCATGGCTTTTTCAAGCCTACTAGGGGTCTTCGACAGGGAGACCCCCTTTCTCCCTATCTACTTCTCATTTGTGCAGAAGGATTATCTCATCTGCTCCACAAGGGTGAACAGAGACATGAATTTTCAGGTCTATGGTTAAACCGGTGGTGTCCTACCATTAGTCACTTGTTTTTTGCAAATGATTCTATTCTATTTGAAAAAGTCAATGCTCAAACATGTCAAAATCTACTTCACCTACTTCGGGAGTATAGTGAGATTAGTGGTCAAGTTACTAACCTGAACAAATCCTCGATTTTCTTTAGCCAGAACATGCCTGAGGAGCTGAGGAATGAGATTGCCAAGATTCTACAAGTTCTACATGTTCGTTCACAGGATAAATATCTAGGCCTCCCTGCAGTTGTAAACAGATAA
- the LOC130956673 gene encoding uncharacterized mitochondrial protein AtMg00310-like: MMKFWWGQRVNERKLQWIKWDTVCRNKDQGGLGFKDLKAFNLAMLEKKSWRILKKFDSLLYRVYKAKYFPYSPFMNAQIGQNPSWTWRSILEGRNMLKKGLKWQIGQGTQVRIYKDIWKTIKAEFRENR; encoded by the coding sequence ATGATGAAGTTCTGGTGGGGTCAGAGGGTGAATGAAAGAAAGCTTCAATGGATTAAGTGGGACACTGTGTGCAGAAATAAAGATCAGGGAGGATTGGGTTTCAAAGACTTGAAAGCCTTTAATTTGGCAATGTTGGAAAAGAAAAGTTGGAGGATACTAAAGAAATTTGATTCTTTGCTATACCGAGTTTACAAAGCCAAATACTTTCCCTATTCCCCCTTCATGAATGCTCAGATTGGTCAGAACCCCTCTTGGACTTGGAGGAGCATTCTTGAAGGCAGAAACATGCTCAAAAAAGGTTTGAAATGGCAAATTGGACAAGGTACTCAAGTCCGTATCTATAAGGATATTTGGAAAACAATAAAGGCAGAATTCAGAGAGAATCGATGA